One Ctenopharyngodon idella isolate HZGC_01 chromosome 9, HZGC01, whole genome shotgun sequence DNA window includes the following coding sequences:
- the zgc:101559 gene encoding ras-related protein Rab-33B-like, with amino-acid sequence MAIENTTGSNEFATIYTRDSLANDSCQEYDCPQSRVFKIIVIGDSNVGKTCLTYRFCGGKFLKNPEATIGVDFRERTLQLDGENIKLQIWDTAGQERFRKSMVEHYYRNVHAIIFVYDVTSLASFESLPEWIEECCRHAVPPMVPRILVGNKCDLRGAREVSTFLAQRLADSYNFPLFETSARDPAEKEHVDAIFLTLAYKLKNHKPLRLKQLSESSFIQLAGEQEKTPCLC; translated from the exons ATGGCAATAGAAAACACAACGGGCAGCAATGAATTCGCGACGATTTACACAAGAGACAGTCTCGCGAATGACTCGTGTCAGGAATATGACTGTCCTCAGTCGAGGGTGTTTAAAATAATCGTTATTGGTGATTCAAATGTTGGAAAGACATGCCTAACTTACCGGTTTTGCGGTGGCAAATTTCTCAAAAACCCCGAGGCAACAATCGGAGTAGATTTTAGAGAGAGGACCCTGCAACTTGATGGAGAAAACATAAAG TTGCAGATATGGGACACGGCTGGACAGGAGCGCTTCAGGAAGAGTATGGTGGAGCATTACTACCGCAATGTCCATGCCATCATCTTTGTATATGATGTGACCAGTCTGGCTTCATTCGAGAGTCTGCCGGAGTGGATTGAGGAGTGTTGCCGTCACGCAGTCCCTCCCATGGTACCCCGCATCCTAGTTGGGAACAAATGTGACTTAAGAGGAGCAAGAGAGGTGTCCACTTTTTTAGCTCAGCGACTGGCTGATAGCTACAACTTTCCCCTTTTTGAGACATCTGCAAGAGACCCTGCAGAAAAAGAGCACGTAGATGCCATTTTCCTCACATTGGCCTACAAGCTGAAGAATCACAAGCCTCTTAGACTGAAACAGCTAAGTGAGAGCAGCTTCATACAGCTCGCTGGTGAACAGGAGAAGACTCCCTGTTTATGCTAA
- the kbtbd7 gene encoding kelch repeat and BTB domain-containing protein 7: MASVNCFSGPEELEDTNHALSLIKELKLFYDSQLLVDVTIEVEPDSESEDRSVSSSGCCSSRAGKVFQCNRNILAAASPYFKSMFTGGLYESTQRNVTIHEVDADSMAVIIDYCYTGKVTITEGNVQRLYAAANMLQLEYIRQACANFMTRRLDLSNCAGILKFADTFDNLELKSKAQEFIAKNFVQLSANVRELCELDLKQIKEILTLDSLDVDCELKVCSFAIQWIESNLHVDAEDALQVLRCVRWSLFSEKDRVYLDGLKSKPFIQKYLSNVLDGAADEQSATISKGAHTAKQRIGKSAKEMVLFFGRPNEPFMCYDPYTEDIFSMASPVINLANQNFKHSPMETFLVCTTPENNLYLASQLSKHFWVYNPLLNCWQELAERLLRRIHSYIGYLNGHLYILGGRDPVSDARLKEVECYSIQRNQWVFVAPLPHSLGKMQVVTVNERLYVVNKRRMLSYEPKTNHWLQRGSLKRSKLHKACVFQEQIVCLCDIPVVKAYNPARGEWRRIGDIPIDSSALNYQVVEHNSKLLLLTIAIVHHNKNRLIIHEYDPTRDTWKNVATMFGSSFGSISLSTRVYTACLGSGQNFILEEDDDSGSSADWDFDGLTDADSDSGSSSSFSDENW, from the coding sequence ATGGCTTCGGTTAACTGTTTCAGTGGTCCGGAGGAGCTGGAGGACACCAATCACGCTTTAAGTTTGATAAAAGAGCTGAAATTATTCTACGACTCGCAGCTTTTAGTCGACGTGACTATCGAAGTGGAGCCTGACTCGGAGTCAGAGGACCGAAGCGTTTCCTCCTCAGGCTGCTGCTCCTCTCGCGCTGGAAAAGTTTTCCAGTGCAACCGAAATATACTGGCAGCAGCGAGCCCTTATTTTAAGAGCATGTTTACAGGAGGGCTGTATGAGAGCACTCAAAGAAATGTCACTATTCACGAAGTGGACGCCGATTCAATGGCTGTCATTATTGATTACTGTTACACTGGCAAAGTGACAATCACTGAGGGCAACGTGCAGAGGCTTTATGCAGCTGCAAACATGCTGCAGCTGGAGTACATTAGGCAAGCTTGTGCTAACTTCATGACAAGAAGGCTGGACCTTTCTAACTGTGCAGGGATTTTGAAGTTTGCCGACACCTTTGACAATCTGGAGTTGAAGAGCAAAGCTCAAGAATTTATTGCGAAGAACTTTGTCCAGCTCAGTGCCAATGTGAGAGAGCTTTGTGAGCTGGACCTCAAGCAGATTAAAGAGATCCTCACACTGGATTCTCTGGACGTGGACTGCGAACTGAAAGTGTGCTCATTTGCAATACAGTGGATTGAGAGTAATCTGCATGTGGATGCAGAAGATGCACTGCAGGTCCTCAGATGCGTGCGGTGGTCGTTGTTTTCTGAGAAAGACAGGGTTTATCTAGATGGCCTTAAATCAAAGCCTTTTATACAGAAATATCTTTCGAATGTTCTAGATGGGGCTGCTGATGAGCAGAGCGCCACAATTTCAAAGGGCGCACATACTGCCAAACAAAGAATTGGCAAGAGTGCAAAAGAAATGGTGCTTTTCTTTGGACGACCAAATGAGCCTTTCATGTGCTATGATCCCTATACGGAGGACATCTTTTCTATGGCGTCCCCGGTCATTAACCTCGCCAATCAGAACTTCAAACACTCTCCTATGGAGACGTTTTTGGTCTGCACCACACCAGAGAACAACCTGTATCTCGCATCACAGCTGTCCAAACACTTCTGGGTCTACAATCCCTTGTTGAATTGTTGGCAGGAGCTTGCGGAAAGACTTCTCAGAAGAATTCACTCATACATCGGCTACCTCAACGGGCACCTGTACATTTTGGGTGGCAGAGATCCAGTATCGGATGCCAGACTCAAGGAAGTAGAATGCTATAGCATTCAAAGGAACCAGTGGGTTTTTGTGGCCCCTTTGCCTCATTCtttgggaaagatgcaggtTGTAACGGTAAACGAGCGGCTTTATGTGGTAAACAAAAGGAGGATGCTCAGCTACGAGCCGAAGACAAACCACTGGCTCCAGCGGGGCTCTCTGAAACGCAGTAAACTCCACAAAGCCTGTGTTTTTCAGGAGCAGATTGTCTGTTTGTGCGATATCCCTGTGGTCAAAGCGTATAATCCAGCTCGTGGAGAATGGAGGCGTATTGGAGACATTCCAATTGACAGCAGTGCTCTCAACTACCAAGTTGTGGAGCACAACAGCAAACTTCTGCTTCTAACTATTGCAATAGTCCATCACAACAAAAACAGGCTTATTATACATGAATATGATCCCACTAGGGACACGTGGAAAAACGTGGCCACCATGTTTGGATCCTCTTTCGGATCCATAAGCCTCTCCACCCGGGTGTATACTGCATGCTTGGGGTCTGGTCAGAATTTCATCTTGGAGGAGGATGACGACAGCGGCTCCAGTGCTGACTGGGACTTTGATGGATTGACTGATGCAGACTCGGACTCCGGCAGCTCAAGCTCCTTTTCAGATGAGAACTGGTAG
- the LOC127519059 gene encoding tripartite motif-containing protein 16-like isoform X1, giving the protein MAEARIFQDEFICPVCLDLLKDPVTIPCGHSYCKSCIAGCWDQEDEKRVYSCPQCRQTFSPRPALGKNTILAEMVAKLKKTKLPAACHAVAGDVQCDICTGRKYKAVKSCVVCLNSYCQTHLEQHENFFKGKRHNLMDATGRLQEMICHKHNKLLEVFCHTDKKYICVLCTMDEHKNHDTISAAALRTEKQSHLKEMQRKLQQRIQQREKYLQKLRDAVKSHKRSAQAAVNNSEKIFTELIRSIERSRSEVTQLIRDQKRATVSRAEGLLKRLEQEIADLWRRDTELKQLSYTQVHIHFLQSFQSLSAHPEPTAVPNIPLSFPTFDGIRESVCQLRDKLENFCKQEIKKISDRVTFTNILTRPRNDFLQYSHQLTLDLNTLNENLRLSENRVITYTDTVQPYPDHPDRFDESNFQVLCRERVCGRCYWEVEWSGGYGVYISVSYKSISRKGGDKKCLFGHNDQSWSLYCIDSSCSFIHNNKQTRLPVVCSSSRIGVYVDLSAGTLSYYNVSDKMSLIHTVQTTFTQPLYPGFYVCYGSSVKL; this is encoded by the exons ATGGCAGAAGCCAGAATTTTTCAGGATGAGTTCATCTGTCCAGTGTGTTTGGATTTACTGAAAGATCCAGTGACCATCccctgtggacacagttactgtaagaGCTGTATTGCAGGCTGCTGGGATCAGGAGGATGAGAAGAGAGTCTACAGCTGCCCTCAGTGCAGACAAACCTTCAGTCCAAGACCCGCTTTAGGTAAAAACACCATTCTGGCTGAAATGGTTGCGAAACTGAAGAAGACTAAACTTCCTGCTGCCTGTCATGCTGTAGCTGGTGATGTGCAGTGTGACATCTGTACTGGAAGAAAATACAAAGCCGTCAAGTCCTGTGTGGTGTGTCTGAACTCTTACTGTCAAACTCATCTTGAACAACATGAGAATTTCTTTAAAGGAAAGAGACACAACTTGATGGATGCCACTGGACGACTTCAGGAGATGATCTGCCATAAACATAATAAGCTTCTCGAGGTTTTCTGTCATACTGATAAAAAGTATATTTGCGTGCTATGTACGATGGATGAACATAAAAACCATGACACTATATCGGCTGCAGCTTtgaggacagagaaacag AGTCACTTGAAGGAGATGCAAAGAAAGCTCCAGCAGAGAATCCAGCAGAGAGAAAAATATCTTCAGAAGCTGAGAGATGCTGTGAAGTCTCATAAG cgctctgcacagGCAGCAGTGAACAACAGTGAGAAGATCTTTACTGAGCTTATTCGCTCCATTGAGAGAAGTCGCTCTGAGGTCACAcagctgatcagagatcagaAAAGGGCCACAGTGAGTCGAGCTGAAGGACTCTTGAAgcgactggagcaggagattGCTGATCTGTGGAGGAGAGACACTGAGCTGAAGCAGCTTTCATACACACAAGTTCACATCCACTTCCTCCAG agtttccagtctctctcaGCACATCCTGAACCTACAGCTGTACCCAATATTCCCCTCAGCTTTCCAACTTTTGATGGTATAAGAGAATCTGTTTGTCAGCTGAGAGACAAACTTGAGAATTTCTGCAAACAGGAGATCAAAAAGATATCTGACAGAG TCACATTCACCAATATTCTTACCAGGCCCAGAAACGACTTCctacaat attcccatcaGCTCACTCTGGATCTAAATACATTAAATGAAAACCTTCGTCTGTCTGAGAACAGAGTGATTACTTACACTGACACAGTCCagccgtatcctgatcatccagacagatttgatgaATCTAATTttcaggtgttgtgtagagagagagtgtgtggacgctgttactgggaggttGAGTGGAGTGGGGGTTATGGTGTGtatatatcagtgtcatataagagcatcagcaggaaaGGAGGGGATAAGAAGTGTTTGTTTGGACataatgatcagtcctggagtttgtACTGCATTGACTCCAGTTGTTCATTCATACACAATAACAAACAGACCCGTCTCCCTGTGGTGTGCAGCTCTTctagaataggagtgtatgtggatctcagtgcaggaactctgtcctacTACAATGTCTCTGACAAaatgagcctcatccacacagtccagaccacattcactcagcctctctatcctgggttttatgtttgttatggctcatcagtgaaactgtga
- the LOC127519059 gene encoding tripartite motif-containing protein 16-like isoform X2 has translation MAEARIFQDEFICPVCLDLLKDPVTIPCGHSYCKSCIAGCWDQEDEKRVYSCPQCRQTFSPRPALGKNTILAEMVAKLKKTKLPAACHAVAGDVQCDICTGRKYKAVKSCVVCLNSYCQTHLEQHENFFKGKRHNLMDATGRLQEMICHKHNKLLEVFCHTDKKYICVLCTMDEHKNHDTISAAALRTEKQSHLKEMQRKLQQRIQQREKYLQKLRDAVKSHKRSAQAAVNNSEKIFTELIRSIERSRSEVTQLIRDQKRATVSRAEGLLKRLEQEIADLWRRDTELKQLSYTQVHIHFLQSFQSLSAHPEPTAVPNIPLSFPTFDGIRESVCQLRDKLENFCKQEIKKISDRDSHQLTLDLNTLNENLRLSENRVITYTDTVQPYPDHPDRFDESNFQVLCRERVCGRCYWEVEWSGGYGVYISVSYKSISRKGGDKKCLFGHNDQSWSLYCIDSSCSFIHNNKQTRLPVVCSSSRIGVYVDLSAGTLSYYNVSDKMSLIHTVQTTFTQPLYPGFYVCYGSSVKL, from the exons ATGGCAGAAGCCAGAATTTTTCAGGATGAGTTCATCTGTCCAGTGTGTTTGGATTTACTGAAAGATCCAGTGACCATCccctgtggacacagttactgtaagaGCTGTATTGCAGGCTGCTGGGATCAGGAGGATGAGAAGAGAGTCTACAGCTGCCCTCAGTGCAGACAAACCTTCAGTCCAAGACCCGCTTTAGGTAAAAACACCATTCTGGCTGAAATGGTTGCGAAACTGAAGAAGACTAAACTTCCTGCTGCCTGTCATGCTGTAGCTGGTGATGTGCAGTGTGACATCTGTACTGGAAGAAAATACAAAGCCGTCAAGTCCTGTGTGGTGTGTCTGAACTCTTACTGTCAAACTCATCTTGAACAACATGAGAATTTCTTTAAAGGAAAGAGACACAACTTGATGGATGCCACTGGACGACTTCAGGAGATGATCTGCCATAAACATAATAAGCTTCTCGAGGTTTTCTGTCATACTGATAAAAAGTATATTTGCGTGCTATGTACGATGGATGAACATAAAAACCATGACACTATATCGGCTGCAGCTTtgaggacagagaaacag AGTCACTTGAAGGAGATGCAAAGAAAGCTCCAGCAGAGAATCCAGCAGAGAGAAAAATATCTTCAGAAGCTGAGAGATGCTGTGAAGTCTCATAAG cgctctgcacagGCAGCAGTGAACAACAGTGAGAAGATCTTTACTGAGCTTATTCGCTCCATTGAGAGAAGTCGCTCTGAGGTCACAcagctgatcagagatcagaAAAGGGCCACAGTGAGTCGAGCTGAAGGACTCTTGAAgcgactggagcaggagattGCTGATCTGTGGAGGAGAGACACTGAGCTGAAGCAGCTTTCATACACACAAGTTCACATCCACTTCCTCCAG agtttccagtctctctcaGCACATCCTGAACCTACAGCTGTACCCAATATTCCCCTCAGCTTTCCAACTTTTGATGGTATAAGAGAATCTGTTTGTCAGCTGAGAGACAAACTTGAGAATTTCTGCAAACAGGAGATCAAAAAGATATCTGACAGAG attcccatcaGCTCACTCTGGATCTAAATACATTAAATGAAAACCTTCGTCTGTCTGAGAACAGAGTGATTACTTACACTGACACAGTCCagccgtatcctgatcatccagacagatttgatgaATCTAATTttcaggtgttgtgtagagagagagtgtgtggacgctgttactgggaggttGAGTGGAGTGGGGGTTATGGTGTGtatatatcagtgtcatataagagcatcagcaggaaaGGAGGGGATAAGAAGTGTTTGTTTGGACataatgatcagtcctggagtttgtACTGCATTGACTCCAGTTGTTCATTCATACACAATAACAAACAGACCCGTCTCCCTGTGGTGTGCAGCTCTTctagaataggagtgtatgtggatctcagtgcaggaactctgtcctacTACAATGTCTCTGACAAaatgagcctcatccacacagtccagaccacattcactcagcctctctatcctgggttttatgtttgttatggctcatcagtgaaactgtga